One window of Nicotiana tomentosiformis chromosome 11, ASM39032v3, whole genome shotgun sequence genomic DNA carries:
- the LOC138902028 gene encoding zinc finger BED domain-containing protein RICESLEEPER 2-like, with product MAHILNLIVQDSMKETDASVTRIRNIVRSSPARTLKFKQYCAHVKVECTKILCLDVPTRWNSTYLMLDTAQNFEKAFDKFHLFDDGFSAYQCSHLCEDGSSAGSLESDDWVNVRNVIEFLARFHELTKKVLGSRYITCNSHFEDVSELYCHMKMCLISEDEHLRKMAERMQEKFKNLALEELFGEEKGKKINTEVYAYMNSLFEEYLKNYSTRSCPQSPSSSTSSSNASNTSSGSIITASLIRTKLQLKK from the exons ATGGCTCATATACTAAATCTAATCGTGCAAGATAGTATGAAAGAAACTGATGCTTCTGTCACACGTATTAGAAATATTGTGAGATCTTCGCCTGCAAGGACCTTAAAGTTTAAACAGTATTGTGCACATGTAAAGGTAGAATGTACCAAAATATTGTGTTTAGATGTTCCtactaggtggaattccacctatTTGATGTTGGATACGGCACAAAACTTTGAAAAGGCCTTTGACAAGTTTCATCTTTTTGATGATGGATTTTCTGCTTATCAATGTTCTCATCTTTGTGAAGATGGTAGTAGTGCAGGTTCTCTTGAATCTGATGATTGGGTGAATGTGAGGAATGTGATAGAGTTTCTTGCAAGATTTCACGAGCTCACAAAAAAAGTTTTAGGTTCACGTTATATCACTTGTAACTCTCATTTTGAGGATGTATCTGAACTTTATTGTCATATGAAAATGTGTTTAATTAGTGAGGATGAGCATTTGAGAAAAATGGCTGAGCGGATGCAAGAAAAGTTCAAGAA CCTTGCACTTGAAGAGCTTTTTGGGGAggaaaaagggaagaaaataaaTACTGAGGTGTATGCTTATATGAATTCTTTGTTTGAAGAGTATCTAAAAAATTATTCAACTAGATCTTGTCCTCAATCTCCATCTAGTTCTACTTCATCTAGTAACGCATCTAATACATCTAGTGGGAGTATTATAACTGCATCATTAATAAGGACGAAGCTTCAattgaagaaataa